The following are encoded together in the Peromyscus leucopus breed LL Stock chromosome 1, UCI_PerLeu_2.1, whole genome shotgun sequence genome:
- the LOC114681425 gene encoding carcinoembryonic antigen-related cell adhesion molecule 15-like: MESPALLLCKGLLLTASLLTCWNSPTAALRSTKEMRFSAAEGGKVLLSVPIQAENLLSFRWYKGKEEDQDFTIAHYEKDTDSLKFGNATSGREEVYKDGSMMLRDVTQEDTGIYTLEAFGTHDHIEITHFYLQVYKIVTKPYLQVNTTRVGRRRSATILTCVSPDTGIDFNWFFNYKPLNITERTTLSPEGHKLIISPVWRADTGIYQCEASNFFSSRKSGPLFLVLAYG, translated from the exons atggagtcCCCTGCTCTACTTCTCTGCAAAGGGCTCCTGCTCACAG CCTCACTTTTAACCTGCTGGAACTCACCCACTGCGGCGCTAAGATCTACCAAAGAAATGCGGTTTTCTGCAGCTGAAGGGGGGAAGGTTCTTCTCTCTGTTCCTATTCAGGCAGAGAATCTTCTCTCCTTTCGCTGGtacaaagggaaagaagaagaccAAGATTTTACAATTGCCCATTATGAAAAGGACACAGATTCACTTAAATTTGGGAATGCAACCAGCGGCAGGGAAGAGGTATATAAGGATGGGTCCATGATGCTCCGGGACGTCACCCAGGAAGATACAGGGATCTACACCCTAGAAGCCTTTGGAACACATGATCACATTGAAATAACACATTTCTACCTCCAGGTGTACA AGATTGTGACGAAGCCCTACCTCCAAGTCAACACCACTAGAGTCGGGAGACGAAGGAGCGCTACGATTCTCACCTGTGTATCCCCTGACACCGGAATTGACTTCAACTGGTTCTTCAACTACAAGCCCCTCAATATAACGGAGAGAACCACCCTGTCACCGGAAGGGCACAAGCTCATCATAAGTCCTGTCTGGAGGGCAGATACAGGGATCTATCAGTGTGAGGCCTCCAACTTCTTCAGCTCCAGGAAGTCTGGCCCACTGTTCCTTGTGTTGGCTTATGGCTAA